In one Dermacentor variabilis isolate Ectoservices chromosome 4, ASM5094787v1, whole genome shotgun sequence genomic region, the following are encoded:
- the capt gene encoding adenylyl cyclase-associated protein 1 isoform X1: MSEDRLNTVLTRLAGLRVARDHLGSVTTMSVPELAALVDRLEQVAFRLERCEGQAFGGGGGSPAARLLQRGTSVELVSASVQGFEALLKGPVQAYMTLSRTIGGDVQAHASMVEKVLLTQRQFLGVAAKSRQPDKHGLMTLLQPTSEQIQAIQDFRQKNRTSKLFNHLSAISESIPALGWVTVAPAPAPFIKEMSDACQFYTNRVLVDYKEKDKTHVDWARSWLTVLTELQAFVKEHHLTGLVWNPKGGDAMAMAGTGGAPAAGAGGPPPPPPPPPADFMNNQIPAEDPRAALFRDLNKGEDISRGLKKVSSDQMTHKNPALRAQAPVAPKSAPGQPPSRFGSKPSQEITKPPKLELEGKKWCVEYQVNNQNIVLDQTLMNQSVCIYKCVNSVIQVKGKVNSIVIDSCKKTAVVFEDIVSVVEFINCQSVKAQSMGRVPTIAVDKTDGAHVYLSDKSLDVEVVTSKSSEVNVSVPTPSGDYMEIPVPEQYKSIWNGKTLTTSVIEKA, translated from the exons GCAGTGTGACAACCATGTCAGTCCCGGAGTTGGCTGCGCTGGTGGACCGCCTGGAGCAGGTGGCCTTCCGGCTGGAGCGCTGTGAGGGTCAGGCCTTTGGAGGAGGCGGGGGCTCTCCCGCAGCACGCCTTCTGCAGCGTGGCACCTCAGTGGAGCTGGTGTCGGCCTCGGTGCAGGGCTTTGAGGCGCTACTTAAAGGGCCTGTGCAGGCCTACATGACCCTCAGCCGCACCATTGGAGGAGATGTCCAGGCTCAC GCAAGCATGGTGGAGAAAGTTCTCCTGACGCAGCGACAGTTCCTTGGTGTCGCGGCCAAGTCTCGACAGCCCGACAAG CATGGCCTTATGACACTTCTGCAGCCAACATCCGAGCAGATCCAGGCAATTCAG GATTTCAGGCAGAAGAACCGTACCAGCAAGCTCTTCAACCACCTGTCGGCGATCAGCGAATCCATTCCAGCCCTTGGATGGGTGACAGTC GCGCCTGCCCCGGCTCCGTTCATCAAGGAAATGAGCGATGCCTGCCAGTTCTACACCAACAGGGTTCTAGTGGACTACAAGGAAAA GGACAAGACTCACGTGGACTGGGCTCGCTCATGGCTCACTGTGCTGACAGAACTCCAAGCCTTTGTGAAGGAGCATCACCTGACTGGACTTGTGTGGAATCCCAAG GGTGGCGATGCCATGGCAATGGCTGGTACCggtggagcaccagctgctggtgcGGGAGGTCCCCcgcctccgccgccgccaccaccagccGATTTCATGAACAACCAGATTCCCGCTGAAGACCCCCGAGCTGCCCTCTTCAGGGACCTCAACAAGGGAGAAGACATCAGTAGAG GGTTGAAGAAAGTGAGCAGCGATCAGATGACTCACAAGAACCCCGCGTTGCGGGCACAGGCACCCGTGGCCCCCAAGTCTGCGCCGGGACAACCGCCCTCGCGATTTGGCTCTAAGCCTTCCCAGGAGATCACTAAGCCTCCCAAGCTGGAGCTGGAAGGAAAGAAGTGGTGTGTG GAGTACCAAGTGAACAACCAGAACATTGTGTTGGACCAGACCCTGATGAACCAGTCGGTGTGCATATACAAGTGTGTCAACTCTGTCATCCAGGTCAAGGGCAAGGTCAACTCCATTGTCATTG ACTCGTGCAAGAAGACTGCTGTGGTGTTTGAGGACATTGTGTCGGTGGTGGAGTTCATCAACTGCCAGAGCGTCAAGGCGCAGTCGATGGGCCGGGTGCCCACCATCGCGGTGGACAAGACGGATGGCGCGCACGTCTACCTGTCGGACAAGTCTCTGGACGTCGAGGTGGTGACCTCCAAGTCATCGGAAGTGAATGTGTCTGTGCCCACACCCAGTGGAGACTAC ATGGAGATACCAGTTCCAGAGCAGTACAAGTCCATCTGGAACGGAAAGACCTTGACGACAAGCGTCATAGAGAAGGCGTAA
- the capt gene encoding adenylyl cyclase-associated protein 1 isoform X2, translated as MSVPELAALVDRLEQVAFRLERCEGQAFGGGGGSPAARLLQRGTSVELVSASVQGFEALLKGPVQAYMTLSRTIGGDVQAHASMVEKVLLTQRQFLGVAAKSRQPDKHGLMTLLQPTSEQIQAIQDFRQKNRTSKLFNHLSAISESIPALGWVTVAPAPAPFIKEMSDACQFYTNRVLVDYKEKDKTHVDWARSWLTVLTELQAFVKEHHLTGLVWNPKGGDAMAMAGTGGAPAAGAGGPPPPPPPPPADFMNNQIPAEDPRAALFRDLNKGEDISRGLKKVSSDQMTHKNPALRAQAPVAPKSAPGQPPSRFGSKPSQEITKPPKLELEGKKWCVEYQVNNQNIVLDQTLMNQSVCIYKCVNSVIQVKGKVNSIVIDSCKKTAVVFEDIVSVVEFINCQSVKAQSMGRVPTIAVDKTDGAHVYLSDKSLDVEVVTSKSSEVNVSVPTPSGDYMEIPVPEQYKSIWNGKTLTTSVIEKA; from the exons ATGTCAGTCCCGGAGTTGGCTGCGCTGGTGGACCGCCTGGAGCAGGTGGCCTTCCGGCTGGAGCGCTGTGAGGGTCAGGCCTTTGGAGGAGGCGGGGGCTCTCCCGCAGCACGCCTTCTGCAGCGTGGCACCTCAGTGGAGCTGGTGTCGGCCTCGGTGCAGGGCTTTGAGGCGCTACTTAAAGGGCCTGTGCAGGCCTACATGACCCTCAGCCGCACCATTGGAGGAGATGTCCAGGCTCAC GCAAGCATGGTGGAGAAAGTTCTCCTGACGCAGCGACAGTTCCTTGGTGTCGCGGCCAAGTCTCGACAGCCCGACAAG CATGGCCTTATGACACTTCTGCAGCCAACATCCGAGCAGATCCAGGCAATTCAG GATTTCAGGCAGAAGAACCGTACCAGCAAGCTCTTCAACCACCTGTCGGCGATCAGCGAATCCATTCCAGCCCTTGGATGGGTGACAGTC GCGCCTGCCCCGGCTCCGTTCATCAAGGAAATGAGCGATGCCTGCCAGTTCTACACCAACAGGGTTCTAGTGGACTACAAGGAAAA GGACAAGACTCACGTGGACTGGGCTCGCTCATGGCTCACTGTGCTGACAGAACTCCAAGCCTTTGTGAAGGAGCATCACCTGACTGGACTTGTGTGGAATCCCAAG GGTGGCGATGCCATGGCAATGGCTGGTACCggtggagcaccagctgctggtgcGGGAGGTCCCCcgcctccgccgccgccaccaccagccGATTTCATGAACAACCAGATTCCCGCTGAAGACCCCCGAGCTGCCCTCTTCAGGGACCTCAACAAGGGAGAAGACATCAGTAGAG GGTTGAAGAAAGTGAGCAGCGATCAGATGACTCACAAGAACCCCGCGTTGCGGGCACAGGCACCCGTGGCCCCCAAGTCTGCGCCGGGACAACCGCCCTCGCGATTTGGCTCTAAGCCTTCCCAGGAGATCACTAAGCCTCCCAAGCTGGAGCTGGAAGGAAAGAAGTGGTGTGTG GAGTACCAAGTGAACAACCAGAACATTGTGTTGGACCAGACCCTGATGAACCAGTCGGTGTGCATATACAAGTGTGTCAACTCTGTCATCCAGGTCAAGGGCAAGGTCAACTCCATTGTCATTG ACTCGTGCAAGAAGACTGCTGTGGTGTTTGAGGACATTGTGTCGGTGGTGGAGTTCATCAACTGCCAGAGCGTCAAGGCGCAGTCGATGGGCCGGGTGCCCACCATCGCGGTGGACAAGACGGATGGCGCGCACGTCTACCTGTCGGACAAGTCTCTGGACGTCGAGGTGGTGACCTCCAAGTCATCGGAAGTGAATGTGTCTGTGCCCACACCCAGTGGAGACTAC ATGGAGATACCAGTTCCAGAGCAGTACAAGTCCATCTGGAACGGAAAGACCTTGACGACAAGCGTCATAGAGAAGGCGTAA